A section of the Bacillus sp. HSf4 genome encodes:
- the groES gene encoding co-chaperone GroES encodes MLKPLGDRVVIELVESEEKTASGIVLPDSAKEKPQEGKVVAAGSGRVLESGERVALEVKTGDRIIFSKYAGTEVKYEGTDYLILRESDILAVIG; translated from the coding sequence TTGTTAAAGCCATTAGGTGATCGCGTTGTCATTGAGCTCGTTGAGTCTGAAGAAAAAACTGCTAGCGGAATCGTACTTCCTGACTCCGCAAAAGAAAAACCCCAAGAGGGTAAAGTGGTTGCTGCCGGTTCAGGCCGTGTATTAGAGAGCGGAGAGCGCGTGGCATTAGAAGTTAAAACAGGCGACCGCATCATCTTCTCAAAATATGCAGGTACCGAAGTGAAATATGAAGGTACTGACTACTTAATCTTACGTGAAAGCGACATTTTAGCTGTCATCGGCTAA